In the genome of Stomoxys calcitrans chromosome 4, idStoCalc2.1, whole genome shotgun sequence, the window TGTTACGCCCAGTAGATTCGCGCAAAAATAAATCATTCGCTAAGTTACCCAACTTTCCTTGCAGTGAACCATTTGTTGATTCTTGCTGGCCATATCCCCTTTCGGAAACATTCTGTTGTGGACTTATTACAATGTCTTGGTATTCCATCGCAAAAGGCCTTTGAAAGCGAGATCCTATTAAACCAATGACTACACCTTCGCGCTCTATTTTGCATAGATCTTTCTCAATGATGCCGTAATTTTTACGTGTCCCATTGTTGATTAGATCAGTATGTGAGGAAATCGATAGAAATGCGGAAAGCTGTAATCAGATCCTGTTACTACATTTTCGATGATTCCTTCCTTAAGACATACCTTAACTTCATCATAGGAAAggcaattttgaaaaatcaatGGCTCTACTTCGTCATTTGTGCCAATACACTGGTAATCTGTAACAATTTCATCCTGATAACCATATCCCGGCAATCCATAGCCAGTAACACCGTTGATCAACATATATGCATCACATGGACCCACAAAAACAATACAACGCTTTGTCAATAAACGCTGGACCAAACCATCCAAGGTGATATTAGCATAGACTTCCTTTTCCTTCGCATGTCCTAAGAAAtgaagaaatttcaaatttaagttgAATTAACATAGATGGAGAGCGAAGAACAATTCAATGCACTCTTAAAATGTTTTTCCCTGTTGTATTCCCACCTATTACTAGAAGAGAACGTTGAAATTCACAAAATGTGTGTGAATAGTAGTAATGCATCGACGAATTGATCGTTGATACATGCTATTTGAACAAAGGTTTTAATAGGTCAAGGAAAGGACACGCGACTAGTAATCTCGGTTGCTAGCCGTCTAGGTAGTCGAACGAATGAAGAAGGCAAGGGCAAACCAACGCGCATGAACTTCGCCTAATCCACCACTTGATGCTTCTTTGACAAGAGAGCTTAGTAAATGGAGCGAACCGTCGCCCATCGTCAAGGATCTGACGTTGCAATGACGTGTTAGAATTTCTTGCTGCAGTCTAAGCGGGGTTTCACTGATTCAGTAGCACGATCCATTCCCTCATCTGCGATCCATACCTATCTAGTTCCTCGACCGCTTCGTATGTCTttataacaattaaataaaacaaaataaaaagttttcaaatCTTGTGCGCTCAGTGTTAATATTTATTAATACTTTTGATAGTGAATTATACATACAGATATCATACATACAAaggttaattttttgatggtgttcctccatatttaaaattaaatgcagacattcgatattttctttGCGTAGTCGCTAATATGAATAATGCCATGATCGGCACTCGCTATGTGTAGATTTTCACCACACACCCACTCGGTATTGATGAAAGGGTTGTGGAGTTCCGTAACCAAAGTACTGCTAGCGTTTGAGGAGTCGCTGGAATCGGCCAAATGTTTCTGCCAAAACTCGTTGCCCGGCAAAGCATTGGCGTCCCAGGCATAAGAAATCACCAATAACATATTTTCAAATTCAGGTTCTTTCAATTTATCGGCCGGATTGCGATTTTCCATTAAAGTTATTATACCGCCCTTGGGATGTGTCTTGGATTCTATGAAGCCATTGTGTTTTAGATCACCCCATTGACTCAAATTGAACCATGAGAAATGCAAGACACCAATATTATTGAGGTTTGGCAAAAGATGCCGAACTCGTTGGCCAAATGTTTCCAGGAAAATTAATTCTTGTTGCTCTGCATAACGCCAGACTCCTAAGCCTATGCCCACAATATGAACATAGGCTTGCTTGTTTAAATTGGATGCCCTAGCATGCGCTTCCAGCAAGAGTGTATCAAAGGAAATGGTATAACGTTTTTTCATAACCACATTGTCAAAGATTTCGGCAGAATGTATCTTCTCAACATCGCCAAATCGTTTTCGatccttttttacttgtttgtacaaAAAACTGGGCTCCTCATAGAATTTTTCCCACAACTTGCGATGATCAACAAACGAAAGAAACTCATGATCTTCCTTACGCCCAGTAGATTTGCCAGAAAATAAAGCATTTGACAGCTTTGTGAGAAGTGAACTATTTGTTGGTTCTTGCTGGCCATATCCCCTTTCGGAAACATTCTGTTGTGGACTTATTACAATGTCCTGGTACTCCATGGCCAAAGGCCTTTGAAAACGAGCGCCTATTAAACCAATGACCACACCTTCGCGTTCAATTTTGCTTAGATCTTTCTCCATTTTGCCGTAATTTTTACGTGTTCCGCTGTTGATTAGCTCAGTGTGTGAGGATATCGATAGAAATGCGGAGAGCTGAAAGCAGTTCGTGTTACTGTATTTCCAATGATTCATTCATTAAGCCATACCTTAACTTCATCATAGGAAAGACAATCTTGAAATATCAAGGGCTTTACTTCGGCATCTGTGCCAATATTTGGGTAATCGGCTAATCCATAGCCAGTAACACCGGTAATTAACATATACGCATCACACGGACCCACAAAAACAATACAACGCTTGGTCAATAAACGTTGGACGAAACCATACAAGGACATTGTGGCATAGACTTTCTTTTCCATGGCATGACCTAGGAATtggagaaattttttaatttaaacaataGCATCCCCTATTCATTAAAGGAATTTCGgcgaaaattaataaaaagttATATGGTATATACATAAATTTTATCATTTATTGATATTtaaactaaaaattataaattattgtaaaattgaattaaatattgCACTCAAATTGCACAGCGGTTGGTTAACACAGCGCTAATTCTGTGTATTCTTGGCATAGTCGGCTATGTGTGTGATGCCATATTTTTCGGTGGCTATGTGTAAATTGTCACCATTCACCCATTCAGTGTTAATAAGAGGATTATGGATTTCTGTTATTAATGTACTGCAAGCGGTCGATGAATCACCGGTAgattttaacattttctaaaaacaaagaTGGTTAGGAAGCTTGAACGATGCAAAGAGAAATTTTAGTTACCATCCAAAACTCATTTCCAGGCAAAGCATTGCCGTCCCATGCATATGAGATTATCAAAAGCATATTTTCCGTTTCAGGTCCTTTAAGTTTATCCGCTGGATTTCTTTTCGACAAAAAACATTTGACTCCGCCCGAAGGGTGTGTTTCCGATTTGAAAACCTTTCCATTTTTAAGCTCTCCCCATTCGCTCAGCTGGAACCAGGAGAAATGCAAGACGTCTATGTGTTGCAGTTTGGGTAGTAATTGTTGAATACGTTGGGTGAATGTTTCTAGAAAGATTTTCTCCTGTTGCTCGGCAGCTTTCCATACTCCCAAACCTATGCCCACTACATGCACATAGGCCTGTTTACCAGCTTCCTTGGCTCTAGCCTCGCTCTCCAATAGCAGAGTGTCAAACGATATGGCATAGCGTTTTTTCATTATCaaattatcgaaaatatcaTCCTGATTTTTGCTTGACCCAAAGCGTTTATCATCCTTCTTTACATTGGCATACAGTAAGTCGGGTTCCTCGTAAAACTTCTTCCATAACTGACGATAGTCCTTTACACGGCTATCGGGGGATGTGTCCAGGCCAAAGCCATAGCCTTTTTCCTTGGTATTTTGGGTTTTTGATATGATGATGTCTTGAAATTCCATAACATCTCGTCGCGTTAGTCTGGCACCAACCAATCCAATGACTACCCCTTCTCGTTCAATCAAAGATTTATCCTTTTCAATAATACCGCAGTTCTGCCTATTGCCATTATTTATCAATTCCGAATGCGATGACACGGACAAAAGTGCTGAAAGCTATTTTTCACCAACACGATTGCATTACAAATCAACAAAAATGCAGCTTTAGACTCACCTTGATTTCGTCATAGCTCAAGACATTTTTCAAAAGTAAAGGCGGTTTCTCATTTGTGGTACCCACATCCATGAAACCACTGCAGCCACGGACACGGGTAGTTAAAAGAAATTTGTCATTTTTGCTAAAGAAACTCGCACAGCGTTGTGTCAACAGCCGTTGCACAAATGCGGTTAAGCTgagatttttataaatttcttgTTCTTTCTCGTTGCCTGAAAATAGTTGCGATTGAAATCATTAGCAATGCTACAACCAACGACTATAGCTGAACTGGCATTATTTTGCGTTTAAGGCCAGATTCAGTGTGGGATGGTGTGTGTGGTAGGCAGTGTTTTAGGGGTTTATGAAGTTACCAACTGGAAAGCAGGGTATTGTAAAAAATAAcggaaaaatgttttcaaattttcaagctCTCAAAAAATGAGAGCTCCCGCACATGTAAAGTGGAGGCAATCAAAAGGCTTAAAATTATAGCTGTTCATATCATAGAGTCAGTAGCTACTACATAAGATTAGCAACCAAGAAATATGAAGTTTAGTTATTCCAGCGTTTGCAACAGGGCGACCTTCCTTCGGCCTTATGCAAGTAACACAAATTAATAAAGAACCAATGTTTCTTCTCCCAAGAAATATtcccaaaaatatgaaattttttatgactatTTCTATTCTATATTTTCTACGAGGTTTTTTTAATTAGAAACCCATGTTatggtttttaattaaatatctaTCATTCTGGCTATTGCATTGCACACTCCATTCCTTTTGGTTGGAATATCAAAAGAAGTAAACCTCTCATAAGGAATAAAGCATTTTTTTCCATTATCGAATTTGCCACTTGTGGCTTATAATTGCATAAtagacaaataaataaatttacaccaaaaacaaaatgttccCTGGCATGCTTAGATCAACTGAATATGATATGCTAAGAAAAACAAATCTTTCCATCACACATTTTAAAATGGTGAAATTCATCTTCTTTTCTGACCAAATTTCTTTTCGCGCTTAATCGAAATGTTTTTCCCCCTCCGCTTTCCCTGCTAAACTTTTGCATTCCCATATGCTTTTAGTCCACTATTGAGTATAGAtaacttaaaaaataattgtgaaATTGGTGCTACGCCTCAGACGTATCGTTTTGGACGCATTGTTTGATTATTTCATATTTACCATATTGACATTTGTGTTCCAGAAAATCCAAATATAGTTGTAAAACCCTTTCATGTATGACAGGATAGGCTGATGAAATCTGTTTTTGTATATTGGGATAGCGGTCTTTGGGTTGGCTCATTACACGACAAGTATTGGTgccaaactaaaataaaaaaaaaattaaaatcgaataaattatcaaaaatttgcTTGGGGAATAGTAAAATCATTTAGTCGTACCTCCAAGGGAAAATTAGAAGATTTTCTTTTGAATTCATTAATATCCACATCTTTCTGTTCgggctttttaatattttcgcaCTGTTTCAATAGCTTCTTACCGAACTCGGTGAGCTGTAGAGCTGCGCCGGCTTTGGGCCATATCTTTTCGAACTCGGGGCCAAATATTGACATGGTGCTTGCTggaaaataactttttttgcTGTTGCAAAAGGTATATTGCAATTTAATTTCCAATGAAATTATATGTATGTAGTATGTACGGATGTGTGTGAGATGAAGACCTCTCTCTGCCACTTTATAACGTTGTTTAGTTGCGTTTCCAACAAATTCTGTGGTATCTACAAGTTGTTCTACTGTTTTTATTGACGCATACTTCGGTGTTTATTCGTTTTTCCCCATTTGTTTATAACTTCAGATACACCGCAGAGCTTTTTTCTTGCCAGCTGCTGCTAtggttttatttcttatttgctTTTAACCAAACAGCTGTAAGTTGATGAAATTCAAACATAACAGCTGGTCGCTCTGCCAATTATTAGGCCTGTTCGTGTACTTTCATGTAAGAATTGCCAGTAAAAATTTACAGGCAATCAACAGATCTGTTCGCCAACTTTCCAGCAAACAATTGCCAGTAAAAGTTTGCAGGAGAGCAAGCACAACCTTTACTCTCTGTCGCTATTTATTTGAACTCAActgctggttttcataaaaatgctgcaaatttctgctggtaGAAAaccctcaaaattttttttgtgactttcaacaagtgtgccaagtacggtccaaatcggtctataacctgatatagctcccatgtaaaccggtctctcgatcatccttgttcggttcctagaaacttaaatttttgctgatttgacagacgtttggtatgtagaatcaaattatgccctttaactaaatttattttgtataaatttttagcagaatgtatggtggtggtggaagattcggcccggccgaacttactacgcttttacttgtttgatatctgaagggggagcagACCCTaccataaatttcaaaaaacgtGAGATCTCGTGTGGGGgattttgtgtgccctcttatagtaacctaaaaacaaaaatttgttatccaaatttcgggtggggtacccAGGGGACCCGCCCCccgccatatacatatatatggaccaatcacgacaatatgggattcaaatgaaaggtatttaagcgtagaaaaggtatttttgagtagaacacgaatttgctatatattttcagggccaagtcactcagtggccacctaaaacacccccagaccggacatgtttgccaactatagaaatatgaggctcacgaatctgctacaacaacaacaaacccaaaagggacgtatttgctcaccatgaaaaTTTGGGGTTCAAAGAGAAAGGATCACGATAGATTTTAGGACCCACTctccaaaccggaaatatttgcagTTAgaggctcgaatgaaaggtatttgtgattagaaaacgaattttatatccaatttttgggccaagtgtttggcctgcttaaaccaatggcaatatggggtacaaagaaatgatatttgaaagcagagcacgatgctgatagctcgccaggattcgaacccaggcttccAGCATGATACTCGGaaatactaacctctgcgctacggtggattttccatatagcccttataaagaccgatcttaagATTtcccattttgatgaaattaaaaTGTTGAGCTAAAGTAATATTCCCACGGCATGCGTGCTGAAGATTGTTAAAGGTGAGACTATGTTTCCAtataatatctaaaaattacacGGATAACTTGAATTTGTTCTTTGTGGCTtcaatttattattcgattgagTAGAAAATACCCATGAATAGAGCTGTCTAGCTCgaattaggaaagaggtatcctaatgaaatttaTATTGACCACAAAATCATTCTGCTGTATCTGTTTTTAAGCCATTTTAAATCTATACgcaatatgcaaaattaaaaaaaaaacaacttgatATTTTATATAcgattattttattaaagtatTACTACGAATTGATAACTGAAAAAAGGTTTATCCACCTCAAGATTTATTATCCCTATCTCAGTCTTAAAACTTTGGGTTTAGTTAGATTTCGGCAATTAACTGTTTAGTTTGGTTTTGGTTGGTTTAATTTGTTCCGAATTAGAATATGCTTTTCTACTTTAAATAGTCAACTTGAAATGCAAACAAATCCCTTTAGACGTGTAACAATTTTTTCTTGGCATATTCCGATATATGCATCACTCCATATTCTTCGGTGGCTATGTGTAAATTGTCACCATTGACCCACTCGGTGTTGATGTGTGGATTGTGAATTTCAGTTACTAAAGTGCTCCATGCGGTCGAAGCGTTACTGGAGGTATTAAAACAACCCTACAATTGTAAAAGAAAAACCTTAGTATGATAAATCAGATAGAAATGCTAATAATAAGAGAAACTACCATCCAAAATTCGTTTCCTGGCAAAGCATTTCCATCACTTGCATATGATACTATCAAAAGCCTATTGCCAAATCCTCGGGTTTTCAAATTTTCCGAGGGATTTCTTTTTGACAAAAACATTTTGATGCCTCCCGAAGGATGGGTTGGCGATTCTATTACCGTTCCATCTGTTAATTCATCCCATTTGCCGAGATGGAACATGGAAAAATGCAAGACGTCGATGTGCTGCAGTTTAGGCAGCAAATATTGGACACGTTGTATAAAGGCCTTTAGAAAAATCTTTTCCTGTTGGTCAGTGGCTTTCCATAGACGACTCAGCCCTATGCCCATTACATGGACAAAGGCCTGTTTTCCAGCTTCTTTGGCTCGAGCCTCACTCTCCAATAGCAATGTGTCAAATGATATAGCATAGCGTTTTTTCATAATCAAACTATCGAGAATTTCTTCGGAATTCTTGCTGGGACCAAAGCGTATATTATCTATTTTTACATTGGCATGTAAATAGTCGGGCTCCTCATAAAACCGTTTCCACAATTGGCGATAGTCCTTCACACGGCAGTCAGGATGTTCATCGAAGCCAAAACCATAACCCTTTTCCTTGGTATTTTGGGTTTTTGCTATAATGATGTCTTGGTAATCCATAATTTCTGGCCGTGTTAATCTTGGTCCAGTTAACCCTATTACAACACCCTCTCTTTCAATCGCATACTTGTGTTTCTCAATTTTCCTGCAATTGTAACGGTTACCACTATTTAGAAATTCCGAGTGGGAGGACACTGATAAAAATGCTGAAAGCTGTTTAGAATTAGGaatcatttttgcaattttaagaAACTTAAGTGTTAAGAGTTACCTTGATTTCATCATAACTTAAGACATTTTTCAAAAGCAATGGAGATTTTTCATGTGCTGTGCCCACATCCATAAAACTACTGCAACCGCGTTCGCCGCTTACCAAAAGATATTTGTCATTTTTGCCAAAGAAACTTGCACAGCGTTTCGTCAACAACCTTTGCACGAAAGCGGTTAAACTTATATTTTGATAGATctctttttctttattattgCCTGAAAAAAGTTGAGTGAAATGAAATTGGTAAGCGCAACAAAGAAGAGAGGTAAGAAAAGCCTTCATTAGAACAATACCATAGTTTAAAAAGTTCCTATATAAACTTAatcaacattttaaaattcataaaaactCTTCACACATAGTCtttaattttgaaatacaaCATAAATTTATTTGTCTTTCAGCAGAGGCCGTATAGAAATTCACTGATTGTCATTTGCGTTGTAATGGAAGTCTAAAAGTGTACATCATTTCTTAGTCAGGCCCATATTTTATTTATCTGCTATGTTTCGCCTTTGTTTttctaatgcaaatttgcccatgaatattccattaaggaagagggcaaacttctcacatatgcaTCTATcactaagtgctgtccgattcaagtttaagctcaatgataagggcctcctttttatagccgagttcggaaggcatgccgcagagcgacacctcttagggGAGTAGTttgtacatggcaaagtacctcacaaatgtcgccggcattaggaggggataaccaccactgaaaattttttctgaagttctcgccaggattcgaaccatgcgttcagcgtcatatgaggacttgctaaactctgcgctactgtgATCTCTTTTCGCCTCCCTTTAGCTTGTTGAAACATACATTTTCCAAACATGTTGGTGCCCAATGATCTTTTGTGTGCCCCTTTttgaaaattgcaataaaattttggcattgCGCTTCGATCTTGGCGCTTCTTCTTTAATTTCTAACACACATTTTCGAAGATCTTCCTCTGCTTAATATTTTAACCAATGTTTCGGTCTAAACCTGTTGGCGATGCTTACTTTTTTGATACTCACAACAAACATCTATCCAACTATGTCAACAAGCATCTATCCAACTATGTCAGCATTGATGCCAGCTATCAAAAATGATGGATCTATTAGCCAATATCATTCTCTTCATCGCAAAGTTGATGTCGTTAGCAGCAGTCGAAGAATTTTTTCAAGAGTTTTCATATTCTCGATTTAGTTTTGGCGTTAAGAAACTTATCGTTCGGTTTTATCTCCTATTTCTACCAGTGTAGTG includes:
- the LOC106095541 gene encoding uncharacterized protein LOC106095541 isoform X1 encodes the protein MSIFGPEFEKIWPKAGAALQLTEFGKKLLKQCENIKKPEQKDVDINEFKRKSSNFPLEFGTNTCRVMSQPKDRYPNIQKQISSAYPVIHERVLQLYLDFLEHKCQYGHAKEKEVYANITLDGLVQRLLTKRCIVFVGPCDAYMLINGVTGYGLPGYGYQDEIVTDYQCIGTNDEVEPLIFQNCLSYDEVKLSAFLSISSHTDLINNGTRKNYGIIEKDLCKIEREGVVIGLIGSRFQRPFAMEYQDIVISPQQNVSERGYGQQESTNGSLQGKLDYRKLWEKFYEEPSFLYKEVRKDQKRFGDVEKIHSAEIFDNVVMKKRFTISFDTLLLEAQARASNLNKQAYVHIVGIGLGVWRYAEQQELIFLETFGQRVRHLLANLNNIGVLHFSWFDLSQWGDLKHNGFIESKTHPKGGIITLMENRNPADKLKEPEFENMLLVISYAWDANALPGNEFWQKHLADSSDSSNASSTLVTELHNPFINTEWVCGENLHIASADHGIIHISDYAKKMSNISN
- the LOC106095541 gene encoding uncharacterized protein LOC106095541 isoform X3, which gives rise to MSIFGPEFEKIWPKAGAALQLTEFGKKLLKQCENIKKPEQKDVDINEFKRKSSNFPLEFGTNTCRVMSQPKDRYPNIQKQISSAYPVIHERVLQLYLDFLEHKCQYGHAMEKKVYATMSLYGFVQRLLTKRCIVFVGPCDAYMLITGVTGYGLADYPNIGTDAEVKPLIFQDCLSYDEVKLSAFLSISSHTELINSGTRKNYGKMEKDLSKIEREGVVIGLIGARFQRPLAMEYQDIVISPQQNVSERGYGQQEPTNSSLLTKLSNALFSGKSTGRKEDHEFLSFVDHRKLWEKFYEEPSFLYKQVKKDRKRFGDVEKIHSAEIFDNVVMKKRYTISFDTLLLEAHARASNLNKQAYVHIVGIGLGVWRYAEQQELIFLETFGQRVRHLLPNLNNIGVLHFSWFNLSQWGDLKHNGFIESKTHPKGGIITLMENRNPADKLKEPEFENMLLVISYAWDANALPGNEFWQKHLADSSDSSNASSTLVTELHNPFINTEWVCGENLHIASADHGIIHISDYAKKISNVCI
- the LOC106092102 gene encoding uncharacterized protein LOC106092102 isoform X1 codes for the protein MSTFGPEFDKVWPEASTALQLTEFGKEILEQCASVEKPQQNVLDIEKFKRKSSRFPLEFVHNPFSITNQPKDRYPNIEKQIVSAYPLIHERVLQLYLDFLEHKCLYCNNKEKEIYQNISLTAFVQRLLTKRCASFFGKNDKYLLVSGERGCSSFMDVGTAHEKSPLLLKNVLSYDEIKLSAFLSVSSHSEFLNSGNRYNCRKIEKHKYAIEREGVVIGLTGPRLTRPEIMDYQDIIIAKTQNTKEKGYGFGFDEHPDCRVKDYRQLWKRFYEEPDYLHANVKIDNIRFGPSKNSEEILDSLIMKKRYAISFDTLLLESEARAKEAGKQAFVHVMGIGLSRLWKATDQQEKIFLKAFIQRVQYLLPKLQHIDVLHFSMFHLGKWDELTDGTVIESPTHPSGGIKMFLSKRNPSENLKTRGFGNRLLIVSYASDGNALPGNEFWMGCFNTSSNASTAWSTLVTEIHNPHINTEWVNGDNLHIATEEYGVMHISEYAKKKLLHV
- the LOC106095541 gene encoding uncharacterized protein LOC106095541 isoform X4, translating into MSIFGPEFEKIWPKAGAALQLTEFGKKLLKQCENIKKPEQKDVDINEFKRKSSNFPLEFGTNTCRVMSQPKDRYPNIQKQISSAYPVIHERVLQLYLDFLEHKCQYGNEKEQEIYKNLSLTAFVQRLLTQRCASFFSKNDKFLLTTRVRGCSGFMDVGTTNEKPPLLLKNVLSYDEIKLSALLSVSSHSELINNGNRQNCGIIEKDKSLIEREGVVIGLVGARLTRRDVMEFQDIIISKTQNTKEKGYGFGLDTSPDSRVKDYRQLWKKFYEEPDLLYANVKKDDKRFGSSKNQDDIFDNLIMKKRYAISFDTLLLESEARAKEAGKQAYVHVVGIGLGVWKAAEQQEKIFLETFTQRIQQLLPKLQHIDVLHFSWFQLSEWGELKNGKVFKSETHPSGGVKCFLSKRNPADKLKGPETENMLLIISYAWDGNALPGNEFWMKMLKSTGDSSTACSTLITEIHNPLINTEWVNGDNLHIATEKYGITHIADYAKNTQN
- the LOC106092102 gene encoding uncharacterized protein LOC106092102 isoform X2; this translates as MTTQTRAIISQLFAIFNVVFVVVIAVCCTPRRQLLSIRVPSGQSGNNKEKEIYQNISLTAFVQRLLTKRCASFFGKNDKYLLVSGERGCSSFMDVGTAHEKSPLLLKNVLSYDEIKLSAFLSVSSHSEFLNSGNRYNCRKIEKHKYAIEREGVVIGLTGPRLTRPEIMDYQDIIIAKTQNTKEKGYGFGFDEHPDCRVKDYRQLWKRFYEEPDYLHANVKIDNIRFGPSKNSEEILDSLIMKKRYAISFDTLLLESEARAKEAGKQAFVHVMGIGLSRLWKATDQQEKIFLKAFIQRVQYLLPKLQHIDVLHFSMFHLGKWDELTDGTVIESPTHPSGGIKMFLSKRNPSENLKTRGFGNRLLIVSYASDGNALPGNEFWMGCFNTSSNASTAWSTLVTEIHNPHINTEWVNGDNLHIATEEYGVMHISEYAKKKLLHV